Proteins from a genomic interval of Diaphorobacter sp. HDW4A:
- a CDS encoding lytic transglycosylase domain-containing protein — protein sequence MRALPVAIATAVLALAGMAALGTVIVARMPDWLVAPATPRAKPSAPRYFARDPRAMELAERIAEHASLDPQWTRQAVGAARAVEPIKQLVLPAPRAHARKNWQAYRARFVEPIRIRTGVRFWQENATALERAEAEYGVPASIIAGVLGMETLWGQQTGRIRVLDALVTLAVEFPEAHPRAAERRAYFIAELEQFLQLMHAQGTDPREPRGSYAGDMGLPQFMPSSWAQYGVDFDHDGAIDLWSASDAIGSVANYLKAHGWSAGQPVYCATDLATTPSSSLATGGLQPMHTMTALEEHDIHLQSDCAQRLSPDTPLALVELENRERPSTWIAATGNLRALTRYNPSRYYAMAVTKLGTAVQAAAMETKLPAQ from the coding sequence ATGAGAGCACTGCCGGTCGCCATCGCCACCGCCGTGCTAGCGCTGGCAGGCATGGCGGCGCTGGGCACCGTCATCGTGGCCCGCATGCCCGACTGGCTTGTAGCGCCCGCCACGCCACGCGCAAAGCCTTCAGCGCCGCGCTATTTCGCTCGTGACCCGCGCGCGATGGAGCTGGCGGAGCGCATCGCCGAACATGCCTCGCTCGATCCGCAATGGACTCGCCAAGCCGTCGGCGCGGCGCGTGCCGTCGAGCCGATCAAGCAACTGGTGCTGCCCGCCCCTCGCGCACATGCCAGAAAGAACTGGCAGGCCTACCGCGCCCGCTTCGTTGAGCCGATCCGCATCCGCACCGGAGTGCGCTTCTGGCAGGAAAACGCCACAGCGCTGGAGCGTGCCGAGGCCGAATACGGCGTGCCCGCCAGCATCATCGCGGGCGTCCTCGGCATGGAGACCCTCTGGGGCCAGCAGACTGGCCGCATCCGCGTGCTCGACGCGCTGGTCACGCTGGCCGTCGAGTTCCCCGAAGCCCACCCGCGCGCGGCCGAACGCCGCGCGTATTTCATTGCCGAACTCGAGCAATTCCTGCAGCTCATGCATGCGCAAGGCACCGATCCGCGCGAGCCACGCGGCAGCTATGCGGGTGACATGGGGCTGCCCCAATTCATGCCATCCAGTTGGGCGCAATATGGCGTGGACTTTGACCACGACGGGGCCATCGACCTGTGGAGCGCAAGCGATGCGATTGGCTCGGTCGCGAACTATCTGAAGGCGCATGGCTGGTCTGCGGGCCAACCCGTGTACTGCGCTACCGATCTCGCGACGACGCCATCGTCGTCACTTGCCACTGGCGGCCTTCAGCCCATGCACACCATGACAGCGCTCGAAGAACATGACATCCATCTGCAAAGCGACTGCGCACAGCGTCTTTCACCCGACACGCCGCTAGCACTGGTCGAGCTGGAAAACCGCGAGCGCCCTTCCACTTGGATTGCAGCCACAGGCAACCTGCGCGCCCTCACGCGCTACAACCCGTCGCGCTATTACGCGATGGCGGTAACGAAACTCGGCACAGCGGTGCAGGCTGCGGCGATGGAAACCAAACTGCCAGCCCAGTGA
- a CDS encoding DUF3488 and transglutaminase-like domain-containing protein — protein MLNIPSTRSHSSATTTLVQRLSSLPRETRDTLWLLLVVGWVISPLTPHVPVWTMPFAYALLLWRAWLAWTQRPLPNRWIKGGLLLIALVLTIVSHKTIVGRDAGVTLIIMLLVLKTLELRARRDAMVIFFLGFFTLLANFFFSQSLLVAMVMLLGLLGLLTALINSNMPVGKPPLAQSMRTAAWMSLLGAPIMLVLFMLFPRMAPLWGMPGEDPRGRSGLSDEMKIGSMASLVLDESVAMRIKFDTPGGRPPDQRHLYFRGPVLSYFNGQEWFAGSTYEARANNGGGASPTQLTVRGESIKYEVTMEANRRSWLLLLDAADTPPVLPAEMRARMTPSLQWIANRPIVNVLRYTAESHIDFSSGPTERTKELKPFVQLPHGFNPRTLELAQQMRADPTLQGKGNMAYVNAALQRLRTGGYTYTLEPGLTGTHSADEFWFDSKMGFCEHIASAFVVLMRGLDIPARMVSGYQGGEVNGYDGYWTVRQADAHAWTEVWIESRGWMRVDPTGAVMPSRVGEYRRLQTPRGIFGDAMDTVISPTMLTQMRAAWEAVNNRWNQWVLNYTQERQLNLLRSLGFETPSWQDLARLLGLIAGLSALIGVAWSLWEKNHQDPWQRMLQIARQRLVKLGIDLPVHLPPRSMARRIRTERADASLEPVAQWLLRVDQARYAEKPEAALSQLQRDLRGLSWPGSSTATSTPARPTRA, from the coding sequence GTGCTGAACATTCCGTCCACTCGCTCCCATTCATCCGCAACGACCACGCTGGTCCAGCGCCTGAGCTCGCTTCCACGCGAAACCCGCGACACGCTGTGGCTGCTGCTCGTGGTCGGCTGGGTGATCTCGCCGCTCACGCCGCATGTGCCGGTCTGGACCATGCCGTTCGCCTACGCGCTGCTGCTGTGGCGCGCCTGGCTCGCATGGACCCAGCGCCCGCTGCCCAACCGCTGGATCAAGGGTGGCCTGCTGCTGATCGCGCTGGTGCTGACCATCGTCTCGCACAAAACCATCGTCGGACGCGATGCAGGGGTCACGCTGATCATCATGCTGCTGGTGCTCAAGACGCTTGAGCTGCGCGCGCGGCGCGACGCGATGGTGATCTTCTTTCTCGGCTTCTTCACGCTGCTCGCCAACTTCTTCTTCTCGCAGTCGCTGCTGGTGGCCATGGTGATGCTGCTCGGCCTGCTGGGCTTGCTCACCGCGCTCATCAACTCCAACATGCCCGTTGGCAAACCGCCGCTTGCGCAGAGCATGCGCACGGCGGCCTGGATGTCCCTGCTCGGCGCGCCCATCATGCTGGTGCTGTTTATGCTGTTTCCGCGCATGGCACCGCTGTGGGGTATGCCGGGAGAAGACCCCAGAGGCCGCAGCGGCCTCTCGGACGAGATGAAGATCGGCAGCATGGCCTCACTGGTGCTCGACGAGAGCGTGGCCATGCGCATCAAGTTCGACACGCCGGGCGGCCGCCCACCCGATCAACGCCATCTGTATTTCCGTGGTCCGGTGTTGTCGTACTTCAACGGACAGGAATGGTTTGCAGGCAGCACCTACGAAGCGCGCGCCAACAACGGCGGTGGAGCGTCCCCCACACAGCTCACCGTGCGCGGCGAGTCGATCAAATACGAAGTGACCATGGAGGCCAATCGCCGCAGCTGGCTGCTGCTGCTCGACGCGGCGGACACCCCCCCGGTGCTGCCCGCAGAGATGCGCGCACGGATGACGCCGTCGCTGCAGTGGATCGCGAACCGCCCCATCGTGAACGTGCTGCGTTACACCGCAGAGAGCCATATCGACTTCAGCAGCGGGCCGACCGAGCGCACCAAGGAGCTCAAACCCTTCGTGCAACTGCCCCACGGCTTCAACCCACGCACGCTGGAGCTCGCCCAGCAGATGCGCGCCGACCCCACACTGCAGGGCAAGGGCAACATGGCCTATGTAAACGCCGCGCTGCAACGCTTGCGCACCGGCGGCTACACCTACACGCTCGAGCCAGGACTGACCGGCACGCACAGTGCCGATGAATTCTGGTTCGACAGCAAGATGGGCTTCTGCGAGCACATCGCCTCGGCCTTCGTGGTATTGATGCGCGGCCTCGACATCCCCGCGCGCATGGTGTCTGGATACCAGGGCGGAGAAGTCAACGGCTACGACGGCTACTGGACCGTGCGCCAAGCCGACGCCCATGCGTGGACGGAAGTGTGGATCGAGAGTCGCGGCTGGATGCGCGTCGATCCCACCGGGGCCGTGATGCCGTCGCGTGTGGGTGAATACCGCCGTCTGCAGACACCACGCGGCATATTCGGCGACGCGATGGACACCGTCATCAGCCCCACCATGCTCACACAGATGCGTGCAGCCTGGGAAGCGGTGAACAACCGCTGGAATCAGTGGGTGCTGAACTACACGCAGGAGCGTCAGCTCAATCTGCTGCGCTCGCTCGGCTTCGAGACTCCCTCATGGCAGGATCTGGCGCGCCTGCTCGGCCTCATCGCCGGGCTGTCCGCGCTGATCGGCGTGGCTTGGTCGCTGTGGGAAAAGAACCATCAGGACCCGTGGCAACGTATGCTCCAGATAGCTCGGCAAAGGCTCGTCAAACTCGGCATCGACCTGCCGGTCCACCTGCCGCCCCGCAGCATGGCGCGGCGCATTCGCACCGAGCGTGCAGATGCCTCGCTTGAGCCTGTCGCACAATGGTTGCTGCGCGTGGATCAGGCCCGCTACGCAGAGAAGCCCGAAGCCGCGCTCTCGCAACTGCAACGCGATTTGCGCGGACTGTCCTGGCCGGGTTCCTCCACTGCGACGAGCACGCCCGCACGACCCACCCGCGCATGA
- a CDS encoding DUF58 domain-containing protein, translating to MKSFSPASASPLVPQPQPGAPTGHGLLAMIRRRWQQWWNSRLPRTNTQPLTQRNVYILPTGAGWMLALTLLLLLIGSINFQLNLGYLLTFLLVGCVAVSIYVCHSTLRGLQMHLLDPAPQFLGTGCTLEIQLNSSRKQPRHAIGMTVYGSTNWVWADVPGAGTAAVQIAFKPARRGLHDVPTLKAETRYPLGTFRVWTIWRPAAQVLIYPEPEKPAPQLPPGEARSNGAGNAPTRGIGEFDGVRAYQRGDPLKLVVWKKAAKSFAAGSDELVSRDAQQSQQQELWLDMAATGLQAPEARISRLTAWVLQADRLGIEYGLRLPGREISPDTGAAHRHRCLEALALC from the coding sequence ATGAAGTCCTTCAGCCCCGCTTCAGCCAGCCCGCTGGTGCCGCAGCCGCAACCGGGTGCACCAACCGGGCACGGCCTGCTCGCCATGATTCGAAGGCGCTGGCAGCAATGGTGGAACAGCCGCCTACCACGCACCAACACGCAGCCCCTCACCCAGCGCAATGTCTACATCCTGCCGACCGGCGCGGGCTGGATGCTGGCGCTCACCTTGCTGCTGCTGCTGATCGGCTCGATCAACTTTCAGCTCAATCTTGGCTACCTGCTGACATTTTTGCTGGTGGGCTGCGTGGCGGTGAGCATTTACGTCTGCCACTCCACACTGCGCGGGCTGCAGATGCATCTGCTCGATCCGGCACCGCAATTTCTGGGCACCGGCTGCACGCTGGAGATCCAGCTGAACAGCTCGCGCAAGCAGCCCCGCCACGCCATCGGCATGACGGTCTACGGCAGCACCAACTGGGTCTGGGCCGATGTGCCGGGCGCAGGCACCGCTGCGGTGCAGATCGCCTTCAAGCCCGCACGGCGCGGCCTGCACGACGTGCCCACACTCAAGGCCGAGACCCGTTATCCGCTCGGCACCTTCCGCGTCTGGACGATCTGGCGCCCGGCCGCGCAGGTGCTGATCTACCCCGAGCCCGAAAAGCCCGCCCCGCAGCTGCCACCCGGCGAGGCCCGTTCAAATGGCGCGGGCAATGCACCCACGCGCGGCATCGGCGAGTTCGATGGGGTGCGCGCCTACCAGCGCGGCGACCCACTCAAGCTCGTGGTTTGGAAGAAGGCCGCCAAGTCCTTCGCCGCCGGATCAGATGAACTCGTGAGCCGCGACGCCCAACAATCGCAGCAACAGGAACTGTGGCTCGACATGGCCGCAACCGGACTGCAAGCGCCCGAGGCCCGCATCTCGCGCCTGACCGCATGGGTGCTGCAGGCGGACCGCCTTGGCATCGAATACGGCCTGCGACTGCCCGGCCGCGAGATCAGCCCCGATACCGGTGCCGCGCACCGTCACCGCTGCCTGGAGGCTCTGGCGCTGTGCTGA
- a CDS encoding MoxR family ATPase, protein MHAQHKIKSLLDQLNTVIVGKESQVQDCVACLLAGGHLLIEDVPGVGKTTLAHALASTFGLRFSRVQFTADLMPSDLTGVSIYERGKEAFIFHPGPVFAQVLLADEINRASPKTQSALLEAMEERQVSVEGETRPLPHPFFVIATQNPHDQLGTFALPESQLDRFLMRISLGYPDRNAERMLLAGSDRRDMLDQLQPQLSLDEFEQLQQEVLKVHTSDALLNYVQDLITATRSGRWFLQGLSPRAGIALMRAAKAQALISGRDYVAPDDVQAILPQTVAHRLIPVGDAGRGAVEQVRAMIEATPLP, encoded by the coding sequence ATGCACGCACAGCACAAGATCAAATCACTTCTGGATCAGCTTAACACGGTGATCGTCGGCAAGGAATCTCAGGTTCAGGACTGCGTTGCATGCCTGCTGGCAGGTGGGCATTTGTTGATCGAAGACGTACCCGGCGTCGGCAAGACTACGCTAGCGCACGCGCTGGCCAGCACCTTCGGCCTGCGCTTCTCGCGCGTGCAGTTCACTGCCGACTTGATGCCCAGCGACCTGACGGGCGTGTCGATCTACGAGCGCGGCAAGGAAGCCTTCATCTTCCACCCCGGCCCGGTGTTCGCGCAGGTGCTGCTGGCTGACGAAATCAACCGCGCCAGCCCCAAGACGCAGAGCGCACTGCTCGAGGCCATGGAAGAGCGCCAGGTGTCGGTGGAAGGCGAGACGCGCCCCCTGCCCCATCCGTTCTTCGTGATCGCCACACAGAACCCGCACGATCAGCTTGGCACCTTCGCGCTACCAGAGTCGCAGCTCGACCGCTTTCTGATGCGCATCTCGCTCGGCTACCCCGACCGCAATGCCGAGCGCATGCTGCTGGCCGGATCGGACCGCCGCGACATGCTCGACCAACTGCAGCCACAACTCTCGCTCGACGAGTTCGAGCAGTTGCAGCAGGAAGTGCTCAAAGTACACACCTCCGACGCGCTACTCAACTATGTGCAGGACCTGATCACCGCCACCCGCTCGGGCCGCTGGTTCCTGCAAGGACTGTCGCCACGCGCAGGCATCGCGCTGATGCGCGCGGCCAAGGCGCAGGCGCTGATCAGCGGACGCGACTATGTGGCACCCGACGACGTGCAGGCCATCCTGCCGCAGACCGTGGCGCACCGGCTGATTCCCGTGGGTGATGCGGGGCGCGGCGCGGTCGAGCAGGTGCGCGCGATGATCGAAGCCACGCCGCTGCCTTGA
- a CDS encoding histone deacetylase family protein produces MTVSKTGFFTHRDCWKHEMGPGHPECPARLDAIEDRLLVTGVADALERYEAPLASLSDIELAHDRMYVASVRGMSDRVVEEQLAGGPSHQQIDTDTSMNAHTWNAALRSAGAAIAATDAVMSGEIENAFCSVRPPGHHATRDKAMGFCFFNNVAIAAKYVLDRYHLKRVAVVDFDVHHGNGTEDILAGDDRTLMVSIYQHPFYPYSGDQSPAANMVNVPVPAYTKGMDIREIVEMMWIPRLEAFKPEMIFVSAGFDAHREDDMGQLGMTEQDYTWITQRIKDVARRFSNNRIVSCLEGGYMMGPLSRSVEAHIRVLADL; encoded by the coding sequence ATGACTGTGAGCAAGACGGGATTTTTTACCCATCGCGACTGCTGGAAGCATGAAATGGGCCCAGGTCACCCGGAGTGTCCCGCGCGCCTTGATGCCATCGAAGACCGCCTGCTGGTCACCGGCGTGGCCGATGCGCTTGAGCGATATGAGGCTCCTCTGGCGTCCCTCTCCGACATAGAGCTTGCGCATGATCGCATGTATGTCGCCTCGGTGCGCGGAATGTCGGACCGGGTGGTGGAGGAACAACTCGCCGGAGGCCCGTCCCACCAGCAGATCGACACCGACACCTCCATGAATGCCCACACGTGGAATGCCGCTTTGCGCTCCGCCGGGGCGGCCATCGCGGCGACCGATGCGGTGATGTCGGGCGAGATCGAGAACGCCTTTTGCAGCGTGCGCCCGCCGGGTCACCACGCCACGCGCGACAAGGCCATGGGCTTCTGCTTCTTCAACAACGTGGCGATCGCCGCCAAGTACGTGCTTGACCGCTACCACTTGAAGCGTGTGGCCGTGGTCGATTTTGACGTGCACCACGGCAACGGCACCGAAGATATTCTCGCGGGCGACGACCGCACGCTCATGGTCAGCATCTACCAGCACCCGTTCTATCCCTACAGCGGCGACCAAAGTCCGGCCGCCAATATGGTCAACGTGCCGGTGCCCGCCTATACCAAGGGCATGGACATCCGCGAGATCGTCGAGATGATGTGGATTCCGCGCCTCGAAGCCTTCAAGCCCGAGATGATCTTCGTGAGCGCTGGTTTCGATGCCCACCGCGAGGACGACATGGGCCAGCTCGGCATGACCGAGCAGGACTACACCTGGATCACCCAGCGCATTAAGGACGTGGCACGGCGCTTCTCGAACAACCGGATCGTCTCCTGCCTTGAGGGCGGCTACATGATGGGGCCGCTCTCGCGCAGCGTAGAGGCGCATATCCGGGTGCTGGCCGATCTCTGA
- a CDS encoding enoyl-CoA hydratase — MTFDTTPFSEGPLRAERDSRGVVTLTLDDSKRFNALGHEMLSALQSALAAIAKDESTRVVVLAASGKAFCAGHNLKDMAAHPELPFYQDLFAQCSRMMLSIHKLPVPVIAKVKGMATAAGCQLVAQCDLAVATDDSSFATSGIQYGLFCSTPSVPLVRNVPAKVAMEMLLTGDFIDAKTALEQGLVNRVVSADKLDVEVEKLVASIVAKPRTAVAMGKALVHQQREMGIESAYQLAGQTMAVNMMDADAQEGARAFAEKRKPVWKNA, encoded by the coding sequence ATGACATTTGACACCACCCCATTCTCCGAAGGCCCGCTGCGCGCAGAGCGCGATTCCCGTGGCGTGGTCACGCTGACGCTCGATGATTCCAAGCGCTTCAACGCCCTTGGCCACGAGATGCTGTCTGCGCTGCAGTCGGCGCTCGCTGCCATCGCCAAGGACGAATCGACCCGCGTCGTCGTGCTCGCCGCGAGCGGCAAGGCCTTCTGCGCCGGTCACAACCTCAAGGACATGGCGGCCCATCCCGAGCTGCCGTTCTATCAGGACCTGTTCGCGCAATGCAGCCGCATGATGCTCTCTATCCACAAGCTGCCCGTGCCGGTGATCGCCAAGGTGAAAGGCATGGCGACGGCCGCAGGCTGCCAACTGGTGGCGCAGTGCGATTTGGCGGTCGCGACCGACGACTCCAGTTTCGCCACCAGCGGCATTCAATATGGATTGTTTTGCTCCACGCCCAGCGTGCCATTGGTGCGCAACGTGCCCGCCAAGGTGGCGATGGAGATGCTGCTCACCGGCGACTTCATCGACGCAAAGACCGCTCTCGAGCAGGGTCTTGTGAATCGCGTAGTGAGTGCTGACAAACTGGATGTGGAAGTCGAGAAGCTAGTTGCCTCCATCGTCGCCAAGCCGCGCACCGCTGTGGCGATGGGCAAGGCGCTGGTTCACCAGCAGCGGGAGATGGGCATCGAGTCCGCCTATCAGCTCGCGGGCCAGACCATGGCCGTCAACATGATGGATGCCGATGCGCAGGAAGGCGCGCGCGCCTTCGCTGAAAAGCGCAAACCGGTCTGGAAGAACGCCTGA
- a CDS encoding mechanosensitive ion channel family protein — translation MEWFDRLQQEFRGSQTWLEVAVLLGCLALAYVISMLLGRKRGPDAPESIWFGRRPTMGVMFPLVALVLVYASRLVFEQFQPVFILRVAVPILTSLVLIRWIARVLAATFPHSSLARLVERIFSWAAWAVAVLWILGLLPSVMQELDGISLAFGKTKLSLLTLIQGGLSAALMLVAALWASATFERRVLDETVSDLSMRKVFVNMTRALLLLVALLFALSAVGVDLTALSVLGGAMGVGLGFGMQKLAANYVSGFVILLERSLRIGDNVRVDGFEGRITDIKTRYTLIRAGNGRESIVPNESIITQRVENLTDADMKFNITTNIGVGYDSDVEQVQRILADAARSQERVLKTPEPVAYLVNFGADAIEFSLNFWINDPSAGTANIKSLVNVAMLKGLREAGIDIPYPQRVLHLADAAGAVGAVLSHSPQKGGSVAGLSSE, via the coding sequence ATGGAATGGTTTGATCGGTTGCAGCAGGAATTTCGTGGTTCCCAGACCTGGCTCGAAGTGGCGGTGCTGCTGGGCTGCCTGGCGTTGGCGTATGTCATCAGCATGCTTTTGGGCCGTAAGCGCGGGCCCGATGCGCCGGAGTCGATCTGGTTCGGCCGCAGACCCACGATGGGGGTGATGTTTCCGCTCGTGGCGCTGGTGCTGGTATATGCCTCGCGGCTGGTGTTCGAGCAGTTCCAGCCGGTATTCATCCTGCGCGTGGCGGTGCCGATTCTCACCTCGCTGGTGCTGATCCGCTGGATCGCCCGCGTGCTCGCAGCCACGTTCCCTCACTCCAGCCTCGCGCGGCTGGTCGAACGCATCTTCTCGTGGGCGGCCTGGGCGGTTGCCGTGCTGTGGATTTTGGGCCTGCTGCCGAGCGTCATGCAGGAGCTCGACGGCATTTCGCTCGCGTTCGGCAAGACCAAACTGAGCCTGCTCACGCTCATTCAGGGCGGCCTCTCCGCCGCGTTGATGCTGGTGGCCGCACTCTGGGCCTCGGCCACGTTCGAGCGCCGCGTGCTGGACGAGACCGTGTCCGATCTCTCGATGCGCAAGGTGTTCGTCAACATGACGCGCGCGCTGCTGTTGCTTGTTGCGCTGCTGTTCGCGCTCTCGGCCGTGGGTGTGGATCTCACGGCGCTGTCAGTGCTCGGCGGTGCCATGGGCGTGGGTCTGGGCTTCGGCATGCAGAAACTCGCGGCCAACTACGTGAGCGGCTTCGTGATTCTGCTCGAGCGTTCGCTGCGCATCGGCGACAACGTGCGCGTCGATGGCTTCGAGGGTCGCATCACCGACATCAAGACCCGCTACACGCTGATCCGCGCGGGCAACGGCCGCGAGTCCATCGTGCCCAACGAAAGCATCATCACGCAACGCGTCGAGAACCTGACTGACGCCGACATGAAGTTCAACATCACCACCAATATCGGCGTGGGCTACGACAGCGATGTCGAGCAGGTCCAGCGCATTCTGGCTGACGCCGCGAGGTCACAGGAGCGGGTGCTCAAGACTCCCGAGCCCGTAGCCTATCTGGTGAACTTCGGCGCGGACGCCATCGAATTCAGCCTGAACTTCTGGATCAACGATCCGTCGGCGGGCACGGCCAACATCAAATCGCTCGTCAACGTCGCCATGCTCAAGGGCCTGCGCGAGGCGGGCATCGACATTCCATATCCACAACGCGTACTGCATTTGGCAGATGCCGCAGGCGCCGTGGGTGCGGTACTTTCACATTCGCCTCAAAAGGGCGGATCGGTGGCAGGGCTTTCTTCAGAGTGA
- a CDS encoding electron transfer flavoprotein subunit beta/FixA family protein, with protein sequence MKVLVPVKRVVDYNVKVRVKSDGTGVDIANVKMSMNPFDEIAVEEAVRLKEKGVVTEVIAVSCGVTQCQETLRTAMAIGADRGILVETTQELQPLAVAKLLNALIAKEQPGLIILGKQAIDDDSNQTGQMLAALADLPQATNASKVEVAGDKVSVTREVDGGLETLSLNIPAVITTDLRLNEPRYVTLPNIMKAKKKQLDTFKPEDLGVDVIPRLKTVKVSEPAKRGAGVKVPDVAALVDKLKNEAKVI encoded by the coding sequence ATGAAGGTTTTGGTCCCTGTCAAACGCGTGGTGGACTACAACGTGAAGGTCCGAGTCAAATCGGACGGCACGGGTGTGGACATTGCGAACGTGAAGATGTCGATGAACCCGTTTGACGAGATCGCCGTCGAAGAAGCCGTTCGCCTGAAGGAAAAGGGCGTGGTCACGGAAGTGATCGCGGTGTCCTGCGGCGTCACGCAGTGCCAGGAAACCCTGCGCACCGCGATGGCCATCGGCGCGGATCGCGGCATCTTGGTCGAGACAACGCAAGAGCTCCAACCTCTGGCCGTCGCCAAGCTGCTGAACGCGCTGATCGCCAAGGAACAGCCCGGTTTGATCATCCTCGGCAAGCAAGCCATCGACGACGACTCCAACCAGACCGGCCAGATGCTGGCTGCGCTGGCCGATCTGCCCCAAGCCACCAACGCCTCAAAGGTCGAAGTCGCTGGCGACAAGGTCTCGGTCACGCGTGAAGTGGACGGGGGTCTGGAAACTCTGAGCCTGAACATCCCTGCCGTCATCACCACCGACCTGCGTTTGAACGAGCCACGTTATGTGACTCTGCCGAACATCATGAAGGCCAAGAAGAAGCAGCTGGACACGTTCAAGCCTGAAGACCTGGGCGTTGATGTGATCCCGCGTCTGAAGACCGTGAAGGTCTCTGAGCCCGCCAAGCGTGGCGCTGGCGTGAAGGTGCCTGATGTGGCAGCGCTGGTCGACAAGCTCAAGAACGAAGCCAAAGTGATCTGA
- a CDS encoding electron transfer flavoprotein subunit alpha/FixB family protein, which produces MTALVIAEHDNASIKSATLNAVTAAKACDADVHVLVAGEGAAAAAQAAAQIAGVSKVILAEGASLKNGLAENVAAQVLAIASNYSHILFPATAAGKNVAPRVAAKLDVAQISDITKVVSADTFERPIYAGNAIATVQSVDGTKVITVRGTGFDAAPTTGGSATVETVAAVADSGKSAFVGREVTKNDRPELTAAKIIVSGGRALGSAEKFTEVMTPLADKLNAAIGASRAAVDAGYAPNDLQVGQTGKIVAPQLYIAAGISGAIQHLAGMKDSKVIVAINKDEEAPIFSVADYGLVADLFVAVPELVKAL; this is translated from the coding sequence ATGACCGCACTCGTTATTGCAGAACACGACAACGCTTCGATCAAGAGCGCCACGCTGAACGCCGTTACCGCCGCCAAGGCCTGCGACGCTGATGTTCATGTGCTCGTCGCTGGTGAAGGCGCAGCCGCTGCAGCCCAAGCCGCAGCCCAGATCGCTGGCGTTTCCAAGGTGATTCTGGCTGAAGGCGCAAGCCTGAAGAATGGCCTGGCCGAGAACGTTGCTGCCCAAGTTCTGGCCATCGCGTCGAACTACAGCCACATCTTGTTCCCCGCCACAGCCGCAGGCAAGAACGTGGCTCCGCGCGTTGCTGCCAAGCTGGACGTGGCACAGATCAGCGACATCACCAAGGTGGTTTCGGCTGACACCTTCGAGCGTCCGATCTACGCGGGTAACGCGATTGCCACCGTGCAGTCTGTGGACGGCACCAAGGTCATCACCGTTCGCGGAACAGGCTTTGATGCAGCGCCAACAACGGGTGGTTCCGCTACCGTTGAAACGGTTGCCGCAGTGGCCGATTCCGGCAAGAGCGCCTTCGTGGGCCGCGAAGTCACCAAGAACGATCGTCCCGAGCTGACAGCAGCCAAGATCATCGTCTCCGGTGGTCGCGCGCTGGGCTCGGCCGAGAAGTTCACCGAAGTGATGACGCCGCTGGCCGACAAGCTGAACGCAGCCATCGGCGCAAGCCGCGCAGCGGTGGACGCAGGCTACGCACCCAACGATCTGCAAGTCGGCCAGACGGGCAAGATCGTTGCGCCGCAGTTGTACATCGCAGCCGGTATCTCCGGCGCGATCCAGCATCTGGCCGGCATGAAGGATTCCAAGGTGATCGTGGCGATCAACAAGGACGAAGAAGCGCCGATCTTCTCGGTGGCGGATTACGGTCTGGTGGCCGACCTGTTCGTGGCTGTGCCTGAGCTGGTCAAGGCCTTGTAA